The following are from one region of the Phormidium sp. PBR-2020 genome:
- a CDS encoding MFS transporter, whose product MSDRPKKRLNFLQIINMSVGFFGIQFGWALQMTNMSAIFEHLGAQADEIPILWLAAPLTGLIVQPMVGHMSDNTWGPLGRRRPYFLFGAILSSTALVFMPHSSSLWMAAGGLWILDTSNNISMEPFRAFVGDLLPAERRTQGFAMQSFFIGAGSVLAAAFPWLLNHLLGVASTGGEHSIPPTIEISFYVGAAAFLGTVLWTVLSTEEYPPEDLEAFEKQQEEQSGFGAGISEIWSAIREMPQTMRQLAWVQSFSWLGMYCVFLYFPPAVARNVFGAVRESSELYSEGIEWAGICIAAYNAVCLVFSFILPKLSRFTSRQVTHCLCLICGGIGLISLWFIENPYLILLSMVGLGIAWSSLLAMPYAILVGSLPDERTGVYMGIFNAFIVLPEILASLGFGWVMRYWFNENRMLALVSGGVAMLIAALLVLRVQESAATDSSRDDDSLNLPATARTAEG is encoded by the coding sequence ATGAGCGATCGCCCTAAAAAAAGGCTGAACTTCCTGCAAATCATCAATATGAGTGTAGGATTTTTCGGCATTCAATTTGGCTGGGCGCTGCAAATGACGAATATGAGCGCCATATTCGAGCATCTCGGCGCACAAGCTGACGAGATTCCCATTTTATGGCTCGCCGCTCCCCTAACCGGCTTAATTGTTCAACCCATGGTAGGTCACATGAGTGACAATACCTGGGGACCCCTGGGCCGCCGACGGCCCTATTTCCTCTTCGGCGCCATACTCAGTTCTACCGCCTTGGTGTTTATGCCCCATTCCTCCAGCCTCTGGATGGCCGCCGGAGGCTTATGGATTTTAGATACCTCCAATAACATTAGTATGGAGCCGTTCCGCGCCTTTGTCGGGGACTTACTCCCGGCGGAACGACGGACTCAAGGCTTTGCAATGCAAAGCTTTTTTATTGGTGCCGGTTCCGTCCTCGCGGCGGCCTTTCCTTGGCTACTGAATCACCTCCTTGGGGTGGCAAGCACCGGAGGCGAGCATTCCATTCCGCCAACCATTGAAATCTCCTTTTATGTGGGAGCGGCGGCGTTTTTGGGAACTGTCTTATGGACGGTTTTAAGTACCGAAGAATATCCCCCAGAAGACCTAGAAGCGTTTGAAAAACAACAGGAAGAACAAAGTGGCTTTGGGGCAGGGATCAGTGAAATATGGTCGGCAATTCGAGAGATGCCGCAAACCATGCGCCAACTAGCTTGGGTGCAATCGTTTTCTTGGCTGGGAATGTACTGTGTCTTTCTGTATTTTCCTCCAGCGGTTGCTCGCAATGTATTTGGTGCTGTTAGGGAAAGTTCCGAACTCTATTCAGAAGGAATTGAATGGGCAGGGATTTGCATTGCCGCGTACAATGCCGTCTGTTTAGTATTTTCGTTTATTCTACCAAAGTTATCGCGTTTTACGAGTCGTCAAGTGACCCATTGCCTCTGCTTGATCTGTGGTGGCATTGGCTTGATTAGTTTGTGGTTTATTGAAAATCCCTATCTAATTTTGCTCTCGATGGTAGGGTTAGGCATTGCTTGGTCTAGTCTGTTGGCGATGCCTTATGCCATCTTAGTGGGGTCTCTCCCCGATGAGCGCACGGGTGTGTATATGGGGATTTTCAATGCCTTTATCGTCTTACCCGAGATTCTGGCCTCTCTAGGATTTGGTTGGGTGATGCGGTATTGGTTTAATGAAAACCGTATGTTAGCCCTGGTTAGCGGCGGAGTTGCCATGTTAATTGCGGCCCTGTTGGTGTTACGGGTTCAGGAGTCTGCGGCGACAGATTCAAGTCGAGACGATGACTCCCTAAACTTACCGGCCACAGCTCGTACGGCAGAAGGCTAA
- a CDS encoding ABC transporter ATP-binding protein, whose amino-acid sequence MATVTVKNLNKTYNPKTIPVKDISLTVEDNEFLTLLGPSGCGKSTTLRLIAGLEEPTRGRIIIGDRDVTALKPGDRNISMVFQSYALYPHMTVYENMASALRLRKMSDSEIKQRVSEASRFLDLREDLMNRKPGQLSGGQRQRVALGRALVRQPDVFLLDEPLSNLDALLRERVRAEIKQLFEKQNTPVVYVTHDQVEAMTLSTKVAVLYEGNVQQLAPPSELYSRPANQFVAGFVGSPQMNLLTLQCQGQTARLGQGKLPLPSGLAKPPRQIVLGVRPEDMRLAQESDSIRFPGEVFLVENLGMQNLLSVRLTPGEGEQAPVEVRSLLPADLDWGGDTIELAVSPERLHWFDVDSGDRLG is encoded by the coding sequence ATGGCTACAGTTACCGTCAAAAACCTGAACAAAACCTATAATCCGAAGACAATTCCCGTTAAGGATATTAGCTTGACGGTGGAAGATAATGAGTTTCTGACCCTGTTGGGTCCGTCGGGGTGTGGGAAGTCCACGACTCTGCGGCTGATTGCTGGACTCGAAGAACCGACTCGGGGCAGGATTATCATTGGCGATCGCGATGTGACGGCCCTGAAGCCGGGCGATCGCAATATCTCGATGGTCTTCCAAAGTTACGCACTTTACCCCCACATGACGGTCTATGAAAACATGGCCTCGGCCTTGCGGCTGCGCAAGATGAGCGACAGTGAGATTAAGCAGCGGGTGAGTGAAGCCTCGCGCTTTCTCGATTTGCGGGAAGATTTGATGAACCGCAAGCCGGGACAACTCTCGGGGGGACAGCGTCAGCGGGTGGCCCTGGGACGGGCGTTGGTGCGTCAGCCGGATGTGTTTTTGTTGGATGAACCCCTCAGTAACTTGGATGCGTTGTTACGGGAACGGGTGCGGGCTGAAATTAAGCAACTGTTTGAGAAACAGAATACGCCCGTCGTCTATGTGACCCATGACCAGGTTGAGGCCATGACCCTGTCGACTAAGGTGGCGGTGTTGTATGAGGGGAATGTGCAGCAATTGGCCCCCCCGAGTGAGTTGTATTCTCGGCCCGCGAATCAGTTTGTGGCGGGCTTTGTGGGCAGTCCTCAGATGAATTTGTTGACGCTACAATGTCAGGGACAGACGGCTCGACTGGGACAGGGGAAACTCCCACTTCCCTCGGGGTTAGCGAAACCCCCGCGCCAGATTGTCTTGGGGGTTCGTCCGGAGGATATGCGTTTGGCTCAGGAGAGTGATTCAATTCGTTTCCCTGGTGAGGTGTTTTTGGTGGAAAACTTGGGGATGCAGAATCTCCTCAGTGTCCGCCTGACTCCCGGTGAGGGGGAACAGGCCCCGGTTGAGGTGCGATCGCTCCTCCCGGCAGATTTGGATTGGGGTGGGGATACCATTGAACTGGCGGTGTCTCCTGAACGTTTACATTGGTTTGATGTGGACTCAGGCGATCGCCTCGGCTGA
- a CDS encoding IS630 family transposase, translated as MLWKVSLGWTIENSAVAVGLSYRYARTIVKRYNQQGEKGVINQRNKTKINPRGREPLLNGEQLEKLKQALKKAPSDGGLWTGPKVARWIEKETGREKVWPQRGWDYLKKCHYSWQRPRPRHRKGNKEAQEEYKKNLPKKVTEIQNKHPDSEVEVWFFDEHRVGLKSILAKVWSETGQRPEAVVQHRYEWVYVYGFVNPKTGETHWYLIPRVNVKWLNLVLETFAEEVGVGENKIILLVQDNAGWHRSPKLQVNEGIFVDFLPPYSPELQPAERLWKLVDEPLVNRCFDTIEDLEDVLEQRCCVLSEQMQEEIRDLTNYHWLEYA; from the coding sequence CTGTTATGGAAAGTGAGCTTAGGATGGACAATAGAAAACAGTGCCGTAGCGGTGGGGTTGAGCTATCGCTACGCCCGAACAATCGTAAAGCGATATAACCAGCAAGGAGAGAAGGGAGTCATTAACCAAAGGAACAAAACCAAAATCAATCCCCGAGGGCGGGAACCTTTACTCAATGGCGAGCAACTCGAAAAGCTTAAGCAAGCCTTAAAAAAAGCGCCGTCAGATGGAGGACTATGGACAGGACCCAAGGTGGCGCGATGGATTGAAAAAGAAACGGGACGGGAAAAAGTCTGGCCCCAAAGGGGGTGGGATTACCTAAAAAAGTGTCATTACTCTTGGCAGCGACCGAGACCCAGGCATCGAAAAGGAAATAAAGAAGCCCAAGAAGAGTATAAAAAAAACTTGCCAAAGAAAGTCACGGAAATTCAAAATAAACATCCTGATTCCGAAGTTGAAGTTTGGTTTTTCGACGAACACCGAGTGGGTCTAAAGTCAATCCTAGCGAAAGTTTGGAGTGAGACTGGACAACGCCCCGAAGCCGTGGTTCAGCACCGGTATGAGTGGGTCTATGTCTACGGGTTCGTTAATCCAAAAACGGGAGAAACACATTGGTATTTAATCCCAAGAGTGAATGTGAAGTGGTTGAATTTAGTCTTAGAAACCTTTGCCGAAGAAGTGGGGGTTGGAGAGAATAAAATAATCCTCTTAGTTCAAGATAATGCGGGCTGGCATCGAAGCCCAAAACTTCAGGTGAATGAGGGAATCTTTGTAGATTTTTTACCTCCCTATTCTCCCGAGCTTCAACCAGCCGAACGGCTGTGGAAGTTAGTAGATGAACCACTGGTCAATCGATGTTTTGATACCATTGAAGACCTGGAAGATGTTCTTGAACAACGTTGTTGTGTTCTTAGTGAACAGATGCAAGAAGAAATTCGCGATTTGACAAATTATCACTGGCTAGAGTACGCCTGA